In a genomic window of Demequina muriae:
- a CDS encoding DEAD/DEAH box helicase: MSDELDPVLVHHIVNTLGWPSLRPLQEQAIAPVSRGDDALLLAPTAGGKTEAALFPLLTRASAERWSGLSILYVCPLRALLNNLEPRVDGYTSWLGRRAQLWHGDTAQGQRQRILRDPPDILLTTPESLEAMLVSTKVDAHELFSGVQAIVVDEVHAFAGDDRGWHLLSVLERIERLAGHPIQRVGLSATVGNPDELISWLQGSHAGKRPATVIAPGIVSAGVADAPPPGEVTLDFVGSLDNAATVIAQLHRGEKRLVFCESRRAVEELAGSLRQRDITTFVSHSSLSRDERHRAEQAFAEARDCVIVSTSTLELGIDVGDLDRMIQIDSPSTVASFLQRIGRTGRRDGATRNALFLATTPTALLQAAGLLHLWSSGFVERIAAPPNPRHIVAQQVLALCLQEHRVGRSTWREWWGGLEVFGPHMDTEEIVSWLIDEGFLELDGGMMFIGPEAERRFGRRNFMDLVAVFTASPEFTVVRGREELGSVDPSMLTVKVDGPRIVLLAGRSWRVTHIDWKRKRCFVEASDIAGRSKWFSAGLGLGYRLCQAQREVLLGSDPRVTISRRASDALAEARDRFSPMVSGAGSVVFRESGKGDVEWWTWAGTGANATLAAALGDIADPVQSPHAFRIRLSTETTPEVLADRLRAADVEAALPEIRPEALRGLKFSAALPEGLAIATLASRVGDTECASRVVAVPRTWVQGLPSPTP; the protein is encoded by the coding sequence AGACCGAGGCGGCGCTGTTCCCGCTGCTCACCCGCGCATCGGCCGAACGATGGTCCGGCCTGTCGATTCTCTACGTCTGCCCGCTCCGAGCGCTGCTCAACAACTTGGAGCCTCGCGTGGACGGCTACACCTCTTGGCTCGGCCGGCGGGCGCAACTATGGCACGGTGACACAGCGCAGGGTCAGCGGCAGCGCATTCTTCGAGACCCGCCTGACATTCTGCTCACCACGCCAGAGTCGCTCGAGGCCATGTTGGTGTCGACCAAAGTCGACGCGCATGAGCTCTTCTCCGGGGTCCAGGCGATTGTTGTCGACGAAGTGCACGCCTTCGCAGGCGACGACCGTGGCTGGCACCTTCTCTCTGTGCTAGAGCGGATTGAGCGCCTTGCCGGGCATCCGATTCAGCGAGTGGGCTTGTCGGCTACGGTTGGCAACCCTGACGAGCTCATTTCGTGGCTCCAGGGGTCCCATGCTGGAAAAAGACCTGCCACCGTGATTGCGCCAGGCATCGTGAGTGCTGGAGTCGCTGACGCGCCGCCGCCTGGTGAGGTGACCCTGGACTTTGTCGGATCGCTGGACAATGCGGCGACTGTCATTGCTCAGTTGCACCGAGGCGAGAAGCGCCTGGTCTTCTGCGAGTCGCGCCGCGCGGTCGAGGAACTCGCTGGGTCATTGCGTCAACGCGACATCACGACCTTTGTGTCCCACTCGTCCCTGTCCCGCGACGAACGCCATCGTGCCGAGCAGGCATTTGCCGAGGCCCGTGACTGCGTGATCGTGTCGACCTCTACGCTCGAACTTGGCATCGACGTCGGCGACCTTGATCGGATGATCCAGATCGACTCTCCCTCAACCGTAGCGTCGTTTCTCCAGCGGATTGGACGTACGGGGAGACGCGACGGTGCCACGCGCAATGCTCTGTTTCTCGCGACGACCCCCACCGCCTTGCTCCAAGCGGCGGGGCTCCTACATTTGTGGTCGTCAGGCTTCGTGGAGCGCATTGCAGCGCCTCCAAACCCTCGGCACATTGTGGCCCAACAGGTGCTTGCACTCTGCCTTCAAGAGCATCGTGTTGGCCGCTCTACCTGGCGCGAGTGGTGGGGTGGCCTCGAGGTCTTTGGACCTCATATGGACACCGAGGAAATCGTGTCATGGCTTATCGATGAGGGATTCCTTGAACTAGACGGCGGCATGATGTTCATCGGGCCCGAAGCCGAGAGGCGTTTCGGCAGGCGCAACTTCATGGATCTCGTGGCGGTCTTCACTGCCTCGCCAGAGTTCACTGTGGTCCGCGGCCGCGAAGAACTCGGCTCTGTCGACCCCTCTATGCTGACCGTCAAGGTCGACGGACCTCGGATCGTCTTGTTGGCTGGTCGGTCGTGGCGCGTCACCCACATCGACTGGAAACGAAAGCGCTGCTTCGTTGAGGCGAGCGACATCGCGGGGCGGTCCAAGTGGTTCAGCGCGGGCCTTGGGCTTGGGTATCGGCTGTGCCAGGCGCAGCGCGAGGTGCTGTTAGGAAGCGATCCGCGTGTGACGATTTCTCGCCGCGCGAGCGATGCCCTGGCGGAGGCGCGCGACAGGTTCTCCCCAATGGTCTCTGGGGCCGGTTCGGTGGTTTTTCGCGAGAGCGGCAAGGGTGACGTCGAGTGGTGGACCTGGGCCGGAACTGGTGCGAACGCCACACTCGCGGCGGCTCTCGGGGACATCGCTGACCCAGTGCAGTCACCACACGCGTTCCGCATCCGCCTTAGTACTGAAACGACTCCGGAGGTTCTCGCCGACCGGCTTCGCGCTGCGGATGTAGAAGCGGCGCTCCCGGAAATCAGGCCGGAAGCATTGAGGGGGCTCAAGTTCTCGGCAGCACTTCCGGAAGGGCTCGCTATCGCGACGCTGGCGTCGCGTGTGGGCGATACGGAATGCGCGTCGCGGGTAGTGGCCGTGCCGCGGACATGGGTTCAGGGCCTGCCGTCGCCCACCCCCTGA